A single genomic interval of Gopherus evgoodei ecotype Sinaloan lineage chromosome 11, rGopEvg1_v1.p, whole genome shotgun sequence harbors:
- the FZD5 gene encoding frizzled-5, whose translation MPQGPGAAQGPLPNFSGSRAPPVPRERPGPPDSGSPPAAGARERLRSSCPSSSAAAPGQPRPVPGRAALTMVGAGRGLLSLLLLLRLPLLAAAAAKAPACQEITVPMCKGIGYNLTYMPNQFNHDTQDEAGLEVHQFWPLVEIQCSPDLRFFLCSVYTPICLLDYAKPLPPCRAVCERAKAGCSPLMRQYGFAWPERMSCDRLPALGDPDTLCMDYNRSEPTTPPAAPPALAKPTRASRGPQRSLSPDCGRVCRCTEPFVPIARESHPLYSKIRTGQVPNCAVPCFQPYFTQDEKTFASFWIGLWSILCFLSTSTTVATFLIDMERFRYPERPIIFLSACYLFVSLGYIVRLVAGHASVACNPEYRHVHYETTGPALCTMVFLLLYFFGMASSIWWVILSLTWFLAAGLKWGNEAIAGYSQYFHLAAWLIPSVKSIAVLALSSVDGDPVAGVCYVGNQNLDNLRGFVLAPLVVYLFTGTLFLLAGFVSLFRIRSVIKQGGTKTDKLEKLMIRIGIFTVLYTVPATLVVACYVYEQHYRESWERAQNCSCPGDPSKPKPDYAVFMLKYFMCLVVGITSGVWIWSGKTLDSWRQFTGRWCRGRKPSMYGEASSALTARAGGAAAASYHKQVPLSQV comes from the coding sequence ATGCCCCAGGGGCCGGGCGCGGCGCAGGGACCGCTGCCAAACTTCTCCGGGAGCCGAGCGCCGCCCGTGCCTAGGGAGCGCCCCGGCCCGCCGGACTCGGGGTCCCCGCCGGCGGCGGGCGCCAGGGAGAGACTCCGCAGCTCCTGCCCGAGCTCGTCTGCTGCTGCCCCGGGCCAGCCGCGGCCGGTGCCGGGGCGCGCTGCGCTCACGATGGTCGGCGCCGGCCGGGGGCTCCTgagcctgctgctcctgctgcggCTCCCGCTGCTCGCGGCCGCCGCCGCCAAGGCGCCCGCGTGCCAGGAGATCACGGTGCCCATGTGCAAGGGCATCGGCTACAACCTGACCTACATGCCCAACCAGTTCAACCACGACACGCAGGACGAGGCGGGGCTGGAGGTGCACCAGTTCTGGCCGCTGGTGGAGATCCAGTGCTCGCCGGACCTGCgcttcttcctctgcagcgtgtaCACCCCCATCTGCCTGCTGGACTACGCCAAGCCCCTGCCGCCCTGCCGCGCCGTGTGCGAGCGGGCCAAGGCCGGCTGCTCGCCCCTCATGCGCCAGTACGGCTTCGCCTGGCCCGAGCGGATGAGCTGCGACCGGCTGCCGGCGCTGGGGGACCCGGACACGCTCTGCATGGATTACAACCGCAGCGAGCCCACCACGCCGCCCGCCGCGCCGCCCGCCCTGGCCAAGCCCACCCGCGCCTCCAGGGGGCCCCAGCGGAGCCTGAGCCCGGACTGCGGCCGGGTGTGCCGCTGCACCGAGCCCTTCGTGCCCATCGCCCGCGAGTCCCACCCGCTCTACAGCAAGATCCGGACCGGCCAGGTGCCCAACTGCGCCGTGCCCTGCTTCCAGCCCTACTTCACCCAGGACGAGAAGACCTTCGCCAGCTTCTGGATCGGGCTCTGGTCCATCCTCTGCTTCCTCTCCACCTCCACCACCGTGGCCACCTTCCTGATCGACATGGAGCGGTTCCGCTACCCGGAGCGGCCCATCATCTTCCTCTCCGCCTGCTACCTCTTCGTCTCCCTGGGCTACATCGTGCGGCTGGTGGCGGGCCACGCCAGTGTGGCTTGCAACCCGGAGTACCGCCACGTGCACTACGAGACCACGGGCCCCGCGCTCTGCACCATGGTCTTCCTCCTGCTCTACTTCTTCGGCATGGCCAGCTCCATCTGGTGGgtgatcctgtccctcacctggTTCCTGGCCGCAGGCCTGAAATGGGGCAACGAGGCCATCGCCGGCTACTCGCAGTACTTCCACCTGGCCGCCTGGCTCATCCCCAGCGTCAAGTCCATCGCCGTGCTGGCCCTGAGCTCGGTGGACGGGGACCCGGTGGCGGGGGTGTGCTACGTGGGCAACCAGAACCTGGACAACCTGCGGGGCTTCGTGCTGGCCCCCCTGGTGGTCTATCTCTTCACCGGGACCCTCTTCCTGCTGGCGGGCTTCGTGTCCCTCTTCCGCATCCGCAGCGTCATCAAGCAGGGGGGCACCAAGACGGACAAGCTGGAGAAGCTGATGATCCGCATCGGCATCTTCACCGTCCTCTACACGGTGCCGGCCACCCTGGTGGTGGCGTGTTACGTGTACGAGCAGCACTACCGGGAGAGCTGGGAGAGGGCGCAGAACTGCTCCTGCCCCGGCGACCCCAGCAAGCCCAAACCGGACTACGCCGTCTTCATGCTCAAGTACTTCATGTGCCTGGTGGTGGGCATCACCTCGGGCGTGTGGATCTGGTCCGGGAAGACGCTGGACTCCTGGAGGCAGTTTACGGGGAGGTGGTGCCGGGGGAGGAAGCCCTCCATGTACGGGGAAGCCAGCTCCGCTTTGACAGCCAGGGCTGGGGGCGCGGCCGCCGCTTCCTACCACAAGCAGGTTCCGCTTTCTCAGGTGTGA